Proteins encoded together in one Synechococcus sp. A15-62 window:
- a CDS encoding M67 family metallopeptidase — translation MRRILLAPHPEEGCALLLGQRTNSGCLRVTTTWPCCNVWGRGPSGQRPVHDRCRRFLVDPREQLAAQRWARDRHQHCLGVAHSHPASEPVPSPHDRQWGEAESVMLILSASLGLRAWWLHGDRSVDEIPIQLWDTHNDA, via the coding sequence ATGCGCCGCATTTTGTTGGCGCCCCATCCCGAAGAAGGCTGTGCCTTGCTGCTGGGACAGCGAACGAATTCAGGGTGTTTGAGGGTGACCACGACCTGGCCCTGTTGCAACGTCTGGGGACGGGGGCCATCAGGCCAGCGGCCCGTTCACGACCGTTGCAGACGGTTTCTGGTGGATCCGAGGGAGCAGTTGGCCGCCCAGCGATGGGCCCGGGATCGCCATCAACATTGTCTCGGCGTGGCTCACTCCCATCCGGCATCCGAGCCCGTGCCCTCGCCCCATGATCGGCAGTGGGGGGAGGCGGAGAGTGTGATGCTGATCCTGTCTGCCTCGCTTGGCCTGCGGGCCTGGTGGCTGCATGGTGACCGCAGCGTGGATGAAATCCCGATTCAGCTCTGGGACACTCACAACGATGCATGA
- a CDS encoding CAAD domain-containing protein has protein sequence MSDATTEVKDAATTVTTPVDAPAQEDTTSFAERYSDVLGKVNDTLDQVDWSQMGRIGKIVGIFAAVIIAQILIKGILDTINLLPIVPGLLELLGVVVVGQWSWKNLTTSDKRNALVQRVQTLRKEYLG, from the coding sequence ATGAGTGACGCCACCACTGAAGTAAAGGATGCCGCCACAACCGTGACGACACCCGTCGACGCTCCCGCTCAGGAGGACACCACCTCCTTTGCTGAGCGCTACAGCGACGTTCTCGGCAAGGTGAACGACACCCTCGACCAGGTCGATTGGAGTCAGATGGGACGGATCGGCAAGATCGTTGGCATCTTTGCGGCCGTGATCATTGCTCAGATCCTGATCAAGGGAATCCTCGACACGATCAATCTGCTGCCGATCGTCCCGGGGCTGCTTGAGCTGCTCGGCGTGGTTGTGGTGGGTCAGTGGAGCTGGAAGAACCTCACCACCAGCGACAAGCGCAATGCCCTGGTGCAGCGTGTTCAAACCCTCCGCAAGGAATACCTGGGCTGA
- the moeB gene encoding molybdopterin-synthase adenylyltransferase MoeB, translated as MHDQPMLSADERGRYARHLILPEVGPAGQLRLKDASVLCVGSGGLGSPLLLYLAAAGVGRIGIVDGDVVELSNLQRQVIHSSSGVGGSKARSAAARIHDLNPHCQVEVHEHMLDVGNALDLIADYDLVCDGTDNFPSRYLINDACVLLGKPLVYGSVQRFDGQVSVFNRTPTSPNYRDLLPEPPPPDAVPSCSEAGVMGVMPGLIGLLQATEAIKLITGIGECLDGRLLVVDALAMRFRELTLRVDPDRAKVESLIDYRQFCRPASSEMEAITVTELKALLDSAPDEIALVDVRNPAEAEVASIEGSQLVPLASLESGEAIDRVRALAEGRRLLVHCKLGGRSARAVELLAQQGIAATNVTGGIDAWSQQVDPAIPRY; from the coding sequence ATGCATGACCAACCGATGCTGAGTGCTGATGAGCGGGGGCGTTACGCCCGCCATCTGATTCTTCCTGAGGTTGGTCCGGCCGGTCAACTCCGGTTGAAGGATGCTTCTGTGCTGTGTGTTGGCAGTGGAGGGCTGGGATCTCCCCTGCTGCTGTACCTGGCCGCGGCAGGCGTGGGCCGCATTGGAATCGTGGATGGAGATGTGGTGGAGCTCTCCAATCTCCAGCGCCAGGTGATCCACAGCTCCAGCGGGGTTGGCGGCTCCAAGGCCCGCTCAGCCGCAGCACGGATCCACGACCTCAACCCCCACTGCCAGGTGGAGGTGCATGAACACATGCTGGATGTGGGCAATGCCCTGGACCTCATCGCTGACTACGACCTGGTCTGTGACGGCACCGATAACTTCCCCAGCCGGTATCTGATCAACGACGCCTGTGTGTTGCTTGGCAAGCCCCTCGTCTATGGCTCCGTGCAGCGCTTCGACGGCCAGGTGAGCGTGTTCAACCGCACGCCGACGAGCCCGAATTACCGTGATCTGCTGCCGGAACCACCTCCACCGGACGCTGTTCCGTCCTGCTCGGAGGCTGGGGTAATGGGTGTGATGCCGGGACTGATCGGTCTGCTTCAGGCCACCGAAGCGATCAAGCTGATCACCGGCATTGGCGAATGTCTGGATGGTCGGCTGCTGGTGGTTGATGCCCTGGCGATGCGATTTCGCGAACTCACCCTCCGCGTTGATCCCGATCGAGCGAAGGTCGAGAGCCTGATTGACTACCGCCAGTTCTGCCGTCCGGCGTCATCGGAGATGGAAGCCATCACTGTCACCGAGCTGAAGGCTCTGCTCGACTCCGCTCCAGACGAGATTGCGCTGGTTGATGTGCGCAATCCTGCTGAAGCAGAGGTGGCTTCGATTGAAGGAAGCCAATTGGTTCCGTTGGCCTCGCTGGAGAGTGGAGAGGCGATCGATCGCGTTCGTGCATTGGCAGAGGGACGACGCCTCTTGGTGCACTGCAAGCTTGGGGGGCGCTCTGCGCGTGCTGTTGAGCTGTTGGCTCAGCAGGGCATCGCGGCAACGAATGTGACAGGTGGAATTGATGCCTGGTCACAGCAGGTGGATCCTGCAATCCCTCGCTACTGA
- a CDS encoding cob(I)yrinic acid a,c-diamide adenosyltransferase yields the protein MPRSIGIVTAADSRERSHGQLHIYDGEGKGKSQAALGVVLRTIGLGICEQRQTRVLLLRFLKGPGRAYDEDAAIEALQQGFPHLIDHLRTGRADHFTAEEATRFDRDEAQRGWVIAKGAIASALYSVVVLDELNPVLDLGLLDLEDVVRTLSNRPEGMEIIVTGRAAPAPLVREADLHSEMRAHRRPGMNDNRVVPLNVSSGIEIYTGEGKGKSTSALGKALQAIGRGISQDKSHRVLILQWLKGGSGYTEDAAIAALRESYPHLVDHLRSGRDAIVWRGQQEPIDYVEAERAWEIARAAISSGLYKTVILDELNPTVDLELLPVEPILQTLLRKPAETEVIITGRCKNPPAYFDLASIHSEMVCHKHYAEQGVDLKRGVDY from the coding sequence ATGCCTCGAAGCATCGGCATTGTCACCGCAGCGGACAGCCGCGAGCGCAGCCATGGACAGCTGCACATCTATGACGGCGAGGGCAAGGGCAAAAGCCAGGCAGCCCTTGGGGTTGTGCTGCGCACCATTGGACTCGGCATCTGCGAGCAGCGGCAGACCCGGGTGCTGCTGTTGCGCTTCCTCAAAGGACCAGGCAGGGCCTACGACGAGGATGCAGCCATCGAGGCCTTGCAACAGGGTTTCCCCCATCTGATCGACCACCTGCGCACAGGGAGGGCCGATCACTTCACCGCCGAGGAAGCCACGCGATTCGACCGGGACGAAGCCCAGCGGGGCTGGGTGATTGCGAAGGGTGCCATCGCCAGCGCCCTTTATTCGGTGGTGGTTCTGGACGAGCTGAATCCTGTGCTCGATCTTGGCCTGCTGGACCTTGAGGACGTGGTCCGCACCCTGAGCAACCGGCCGGAGGGGATGGAGATCATCGTCACCGGTCGGGCCGCACCGGCCCCCTTGGTGCGTGAGGCCGACCTCCACTCCGAGATGCGGGCCCATCGCCGTCCGGGCATGAACGACAACCGGGTGGTGCCTCTCAATGTGAGCAGCGGCATTGAGATCTACACCGGTGAAGGCAAAGGGAAATCAACCAGTGCACTCGGGAAAGCGCTGCAGGCCATCGGGCGGGGCATCAGCCAGGACAAGAGCCATCGGGTCTTGATCCTGCAGTGGCTCAAAGGCGGCAGCGGCTACACCGAAGATGCAGCCATCGCCGCCCTGCGCGAGAGCTATCCGCATTTGGTGGACCACCTCCGCTCAGGCCGCGATGCCATCGTCTGGCGTGGCCAGCAGGAGCCGATTGATTACGTGGAAGCCGAGCGGGCCTGGGAGATCGCACGGGCAGCCATCTCAAGCGGCCTCTACAAGACCGTGATCCTCGATGAGTTGAACCCCACAGTCGACCTGGAGCTACTACCCGTCGAACCGATCCTGCAGACCCTGCTGCGCAAACCGGCGGAAACCGAGGTGATCATCACGGGGCGCTGCAAAAACCCTCCGGCCTATTTCGATCTGGCCAGCATCCATTCAGAGATGGTGTGCCATAAGCACTACGCCGAACAGGGCGTCGACCTGAAGCGAGGGGTGGATTATTAA